The following DNA comes from Planctomycetota bacterium.
CAGCTCTCCTGCTACACGGGCAGCGAGGTCGGCTGGGACCAGGCCATGGGGTCCGGCTTCGCCCTCGGCCCGGCCCCCGAGGCGTGCAGCCTGGCGATGCCGCCGCCCATTGCGCCCGGCCCCAACGACCTCTATCCCGTGCCGATTCCGGGGATGACGCGACTCACTTGAAGCGGCCATCGGCGGCGACCAGGCGGGATACTTGGATGGGTGGATGAATGGATGGTTGCCTGACTCACATCCACTCCTCCATTCCCCCATTCATCCCGTGGTGGCCCTCTCATAGCACCGTCGCGGGTCACCACGGCGGAGTGTGATGTGCAGACCACCGCCCTCCTCCTCGTCGCGGCCTCGGCCCTCCTCCACGCCGTGTGGAACCTGCTGCTCAAGAAGGCCCGCGACCGCGTGGCGTTCGTGTGGTGGTACCTCCTGGTTCCGCTCGTGCTGTTCTCGCCTGCGGCCTTGCTCTCGACGGGCGGCTGGGAGGCGGCGACGGCGCTCCGAAGCGTCGGCTGCGGCGTCGCAAGCGGCGTGCTTCAAGCGGCATGTCTGCTGGCGATGGCGTTGGCCTACGAGCACGGCGACCTGTCGGCGGCCTATCCCTTGTCGCGCGGCGCCGCGCAGATTCTCATCGTGGCGCTTGGCATGGCCCTCCTGCGCGAGCGGGTGAGCGCGCTGGGCTTCGGCGCCATCGGCCTGATGGTGGCTGGCGTGTACGTCGCCTTTCTGCCGTCGCTGTCGCGCGGCGCCCTGTTCGAACCGTTGCGCGCGCTCTCGCACCGCAGCGCCCGCGCGGCGCTGGGCGCGGGCCTCGCCATCGCTCTCTACCACCTGATTGACCGCGTGGGCGTGCAGGGGGCCAATCAGGTCCACTACGTCCTTCTGCTTTTCGCGGCCGACTTGTGCACGGTCACCCTCTTCATCGCCTTTCACCACCATTGGGAGCGCGTGAGGGCCGAATGGCGGCTGAACCGCCGGAGCATCGTCGTCGCCGGTGTCAGCAGCCTCATCTCTTACCTGCTGGTCCTCTACGCGCTGTCGCGCGAGCGGGTCACCTATGTCGGCCCCGCCCGCAATCTCGGCATCGTTTTCAGTGTGGTGCTGGGCGCGCTCGTCCTGGGCGAACGGCACACGCCGATGCGGCTGGCGGGGTCGGTGCTCATCATCACGGGCATCGCGGTAGCCGCCGCGGCGGGCTAAAACGCGTTAATGGCCCAATTGGCCCAGGACCAATTCCGACTCACGAGTCGGGATTCCTGGGCCGTAAACGTAACAATATACTAAATAGACGTTTCGGGCTAGGCCCAGCCCACGCTTGCGCCCGAAGGTCTCCCAGGTCAAGCGATCACACCGGAACGCCTCTGGGGCCAATTGTACGCGTCCAGGATTCCAGACAGCCAACACATCTGTAAGTATAAATGCACCAAACCCTTCCAGATTCATCGCGGTCGGCGAACCTCGCCTTGACTTTCCCAGGACCAACCGGTAAGCTGACAGAGACCCTCTGGCCGCCCCACCCAGGAGCTCCCTCATGACTCAACTACGACCCTCGTGGTTTCTAGCCGCCATTTCGGCTTGTGCTCTCTTGATGGCGTTCGGTGCCGAGAAGCCCCCCGTGCCCGACCTCACGACAGGCGGCGAGCCCGACAAGACGCACGACTGGACGCTCGGCCCCACCGGCGCCCGCGGGTGGATGTGGGGCTGGATGGGCCACACCACCGACGCCCGCCAGATCCTCATCACCGATGTCGCCAAGGGCAGCCCCGCCGACGGCGTCCTGGCCAAGGGCGACGTGATCCTGGGCCTCGGCGGCAAGCCGTTCGCTGACGACGCGCGTATCGCTCTGGCCCGCGCCATCACCGCGGCAGAGACGGAGAGGAACGGAGGCGTCCTCCGCCTGGTCCGCTGGCGAGGGGGGCGCACCGAAAACGTCGAGCTCAAGCTCGCCGTCCTGGGCGCCTACAGCGACACGGCGCC
Coding sequences within:
- a CDS encoding EamA family transporter, translated to MQTTALLLVAASALLHAVWNLLLKKARDRVAFVWWYLLVPLVLFSPAALLSTGGWEAATALRSVGCGVASGVLQAACLLAMALAYEHGDLSAAYPLSRGAAQILIVALGMALLRERVSALGFGAIGLMVAGVYVAFLPSLSRGALFEPLRALSHRSARAALGAGLAIALYHLIDRVGVQGANQVHYVLLLFAADLCTVTLFIAFHHHWERVRAEWRLNRRSIVVAGVSSLISYLLVLYALSRERVTYVGPARNLGIVFSVVLGALVLGERHTPMRLAGSVLIITGIAVAAAAG